The bacterium genome has a segment encoding these proteins:
- a CDS encoding prepilin peptidase, which yields MAEAIAFVFGAIFGSFANVLIHRLPRRQSIVAPGSCCPSCGAPIRPWDNVPVVSYLLLRGRCRACGARISPRYLIVEIATGALIAGVVWRFGLSLAALRYGVLAFALLVIFFTDLEHQIIPNAVTYPGILVGLVLSAASGQLAVSVAAGAAAGLAFLLLGVLSRGGMGGGDTKLAAMIGAFLGSPAVIVALFLAVALGGVAGLLLLALRLRGRKDSIPFGPAMATGAMIAVFGSNAIVHWYLSTMF from the coding sequence GTGGCTGAAGCGATCGCCTTCGTCTTCGGCGCGATCTTCGGCAGTTTTGCCAACGTGCTCATTCACCGGCTTCCTCGCCGGCAGTCGATCGTCGCTCCCGGTTCGTGCTGTCCGTCGTGCGGCGCGCCGATTCGCCCGTGGGACAACGTTCCGGTCGTCAGTTACCTGCTGCTCCGCGGACGCTGCCGGGCCTGCGGAGCGCGGATCTCGCCGCGCTATCTCATCGTCGAAATCGCCACGGGAGCGCTCATCGCGGGGGTCGTCTGGCGGTTTGGCCTGTCGCTGGCCGCCTTGCGATACGGCGTGCTGGCGTTCGCGCTGCTCGTCATCTTCTTCACGGATCTCGAGCATCAGATCATCCCGAACGCCGTGACCTATCCGGGGATCTTGGTCGGACTCGTCCTCAGCGCCGCGTCCGGCCAGTTGGCCGTTTCGGTCGCCGCAGGGGCGGCCGCCGGGCTGGCGTTTCTCCTTCTCGGCGTCCTGAGTCGCGGGGGCATGGGCGGGGGAGACACCAAGCTCGCCGCGATGATCGGCGCGTTCCTCGGGTCGCCGGCGGTGATCGTCGCGCTGTTTCTCGCGGTTGCGCTCGGCGGGGTGGCCGGGCTGCTGCTCCTGGCTCTGCGCCTGCGGGGCCGGAAGGACTCGATCCCGTTCGGACCCGCGATGGCGACCGGTGCAATGATCGCGGTGTTTGGGTCGAACGCGATCGTGCATTGGTACCTGTCGACGATGTTCTGA
- a CDS encoding lytic transglycosylase domain-containing protein: MSIWVRVVYALLAAAVALAAAAPAGAADPRGFLDAGWRAYRAGDMAGAETAFARAAAAAPESATPAVWLGAVLVARGDRATAQRWFQAALLRHPTMAEAGYAEAWLARLGIDTGRPRWQTGTLEGLAQFVRSSNPRLSWGQALWVANAIRTASHNEGIDGRILAAVLYIESRFEHQSISSAGAEGLGQLMPDTAAGLGVNPRDPWQNVLGAARLLREDYSELGSWPLTLAAYNAGSGAVRRWGGIPPYAETQWYVWAVLWVADGLT; this comes from the coding sequence ATGAGCATCTGGGTCCGGGTGGTGTATGCGTTGCTGGCGGCGGCCGTCGCCCTCGCCGCGGCGGCTCCCGCCGGCGCCGCGGATCCGCGTGGGTTCCTCGACGCGGGGTGGCGCGCCTACCGGGCCGGGGATATGGCGGGCGCCGAGACCGCGTTTGCGCGCGCGGCGGCCGCCGCGCCCGAGTCCGCGACGCCGGCCGTGTGGCTCGGCGCCGTGTTGGTGGCGCGCGGCGATCGCGCCACGGCGCAGCGTTGGTTTCAGGCCGCGCTGCTGCGGCACCCGACGATGGCCGAGGCCGGGTACGCGGAAGCGTGGCTCGCTCGATTGGGCATCGACACCGGGCGGCCGCGCTGGCAGACCGGCACACTCGAGGGCTTGGCGCAATTCGTGCGTTCCTCGAATCCGCGGCTGTCGTGGGGGCAGGCCCTCTGGGTCGCAAACGCCATCCGCACGGCCTCGCACAACGAGGGCATCGACGGCCGGATTCTGGCCGCCGTCCTCTACATCGAGAGCCGGTTCGAGCATCAATCGATTTCATCCGCCGGCGCCGAAGGTCTCGGCCAGCTCATGCCGGACACGGCCGCCGGCCTCGGCGTCAATCCCCGCGATCCGTGGCAGAACGTCCTCGGCGCGGCGCGACTGCTGCGCGAGGACTACAGCGAACTGGGCAGCTGGCCGCTGACGCTCGCAGCGTATAATGCCGGGAGCGGCGCCGTACGGCGATGGGGCGGGATCCCGCCTTACGCGGAGACGCAGTGGTACGTCTGGGCGGTCCTGTGGGTCGCCGACGGTCTCACTTAA